One genomic window of Salvelinus alpinus chromosome 17, SLU_Salpinus.1, whole genome shotgun sequence includes the following:
- the LOC139542975 gene encoding uncharacterized protein encodes MLFFKLRPLLRSATAEKELALLFFNLRPLLRSATAEKELAMLFFKLRPLLRGATAEEELALLFFKLRPLLRSATAEEELALLFFKLRPLLRSATAEEEFAKLKDVFDKSEAKHKGVQERQVDLIQEKNDPALQLQAEQDNLMDAEDYCDLLIKAKVIELKERLEDEEMKASLNASLNASLNAKKHKLEDVCAELKKDRSGDHHGQGGEGETCHREQGEEPDGGDRCSGQVHAEPDQGEGSPAGGLPAGPD; translated from the exons ATGCTTTTCTTCAAGCTCAGGCCTCTCCTGAGGAGCGCCACGGCAGAGAAGGAGCTGGCCCTGCTTTTCTTCAACCTCAGGCCTCTCCTGAGGAGCGCTACGGCAGAGAAGGAGCTGGCCATGCTTTTCTTCAAGCTCAGGCCTCTCCTGAGGGGTGCCACTGCAGAGGAGGAACTGGCCCTGCTTTTCTTCAAGCTCAGGCCTCTCCTGAGGAGCGCCACGGCAGAGGAGGAACTGGCCCTGCTTTTCTTCAAGCTCAGGCCTCTCCTGAGGAGCGCCACGGCAGAGGAGGAGTTTGCCAAGTTGAAGGACGTGTTTGACAAGTCGGAGGCAAAGCACAAGGGGGTGCAGGAGAGACAGGTGGACCTGATCCAGGAGAAGAATGACCCGGCCCTACAGCTGCAGGCA GAGCAGGACAACCTGATGGATGCAGAGGACTACTGTGACCTGCTGATCAAGGCCAAGGTCATAGAGCTGAAGGAAAGACTTGAGGATGAGGAGATGAAGGCCAGCCTGAATGCCAGCCTGAACGCCAGCCTGAAcgccaagaaacacaagctggAGGACGTGTGTGCAGAGCTGAAGAAAGACAGATCTGGAGATCACCATGGCCaaggtggagaaggagagacatGCCACAGAGAACAAG GTGAAGAACCGGATGGAGGAGATAGGTGTTCTGGGCAAGTCCATGCTGAGCCTGACCAAGGAGAAGGCAGCCCTGCAGGAGGCCTACCAGCAGGCCCTGACTAA